The genomic segment TGCGGCATAATGGACCACACCGCTCTTTTTTGCAAACAGAGTGTCATCTGATCCCTGTCCGACATTTTCTCCAGGCCGAAACCGAGAACCGCGTTGCCGAACCAGAATACTGCCTGCCGTAACAATCTGACCGCTAAACCGCTTACATCCCAGCCGCTGGCCTGCGGAATCCCGGCCATTTGATGATGAGCCTTGTCCTTTTTTATGTGCCATGAGTCAATCCCCCGCTTTACCGGTTACAACGTCGACGATTTTGATCTGCGTATAGTACTGCCGGTGACCCCGAATCGTGGCCGAATGCTTGCGCGGTTTGTACTTATAGCTGATCACTTTTGCGGCACGACCCTGACGAATAACTTCACCCACAACCTTGGCGCCGGCAACCACCGGTGTCCCCACGGTTACATTTCCATCATCATTGACCAGTAAAACACGGTCGAGCTCCACTTGCTTGCCGA from the bacterium genome contains:
- the rpmA gene encoding 50S ribosomal protein L27 is translated as MAHKKGQGSSSNGRDSAGQRLGCKRFSGQIVTAGSILVRQRGSRFRPGENVGQGSDDTLFAKKSGVVHYAAVKGRRFISIIETVVGEKKVAQAPKAAVAAAPVPVAAATPIEAPAPVVEAAEESAGA
- the rplU gene encoding 50S ribosomal protein L21 — translated: MYAVIETGGKQYKADKGALLKIEKLDAEVGKQVELDRVLLVNDDGNVTVGTPVVAGAKVVGEVIRQGRAAKVISYKYKPRKHSATIRGHRQYYTQIKIVDVVTGKAGD